The Ziziphus jujuba cultivar Dongzao chromosome 1, ASM3175591v1 genome segment tttattatacttttctctcattttccttGCCATAACCCACAACCGGTCATTCTCACTAACACATAAATCATCCAATTGTTTTTGTATGGAAGAAACTTGATGGAAATATATGTTGGAGCTAAGATGTAAAGAGACACTAAATTTAAGAGTTACATCATAAAAGCCCTTAAGAAATTGGACAAAAACTTTGGCATCATCCCAATGCCAAGCTAAAGGAGGTCCAACTTTTTTTCTACCACTATCAGCCTCTCCAAAATAGGAAGCATAATGTCCATCTTCCTCCTCCATTCTCTCAAAagctttttgaaatttcaaagccaACTCTAACATTAAGTATGTGGAATTCCATCTGGTTGGAACATCCAAATATACTAAAGATTTGCTCTCAATTTTCTCTTGACTTATACATTCCTTAAATTTTTGCAATCGAGAAGGAGATGATTTAACATATCTTATAGCATTACGAATGCTAGCAATTGCCTCACCTTTATGATTAGGAAccacacaaaaatttaaaattcttttatgtaacatccaatcatcatcaatataatgAGTGGTCAATGACATATAACAAACATTTTGAACAGAGGTCCATGTATCAGTTGTAAGACTAACCCTTTGCTGGTTTGCAACAAACATTGATCTTAAAGCCAATTTCTCATCTAAATACAATTGATAAATGTCCCTCACAATGGTTCTTCTAGATAGAGGATCAAACTTAGGACATGCAACACTACGAAAGTGTCTAAACCCACGGCCTTCTACAAAACTAAAAGGTAACTTATCCAAAATTATCATTTTGGCACATGCCATCCTACATGCCTCTTTGTTGAAAATAGTAGCTACCAAATTGCTACCACTACCATCGGATTTCCTATCAAAAGTTAAGGTCTTTTGCTTCTTTTCATCTAAGTTATAAGGATTTTTCTGACATTGCTTCATATGATTCCTTAGGGTACTAGTTCCACACTTCTTAGAACCATATGCATAATCCTTATGGCAATAAATGCATTCACATCTAGGGTCATCAGGATCACTACCTTCTATTTTGATAAAATGATCCCATACACCACTTGCTGGcctagaaggtttttttttttttttttttttttttttttcctaatggaGGTCGTGGAGGTAATGTAGATTTGGCATCGGAAGGTGTAGGGTTTGACAGTGATGGTGATGGATTTTGACCTTTTGGGGTTTGAGAGGAAGGTGAATTAACTGATGATGGGGAATCTGGATCCATATCAAGCATAACTAGGACACTGTTTACATAAGAGAAAACAAACAGAAACAAGACAGCAATTACACAACAATTTAAGGCCACAAATTCCACAAtctcaatcaaattaaattacaataaattaaacagcAAATAATAGTTTTGCTTCCttaaataataacatagaaCCATCGGGTCCAAGCCCTTTAATCCTTAAACCAAACTACTAACAACTACCAACAATATACATTTTCCCTACCAGCAATTAGCATGTTTTCGAAATTGATAGCAACTACcaacaaaatacatttttcctAAACCAAACTATCATACATAACCACATGAAAATTTCCCAACTACATGCATTATTCACATTAGAACTTTCCATTTAAATCCAGGACCaaatatgtactaatacaataTCTGCATCAAAAATCCaggaccaaatatgcactatgACCAAATATACATCAAAAATTCAGGACCAAGCATACAATATTCCACAATTCCACAAAGACTCAAAattaaacagcaactaaaaaaattccacaattccacaaagactacaaattaaatagcaatttcaaaatttcagagTCACAAAGACTCTAAATGTAAGCtaacttttaaaaattgcaCAATTCCAACTACACAATTTCAATTCCACAATATTCAGAAATTGCACAATATTCCatagttccaaaaaaaaaaaactaacaattaaaaagtaatttatgAAATTCAGAGTCACAAAAACTCTGAAATGAAAGCTAACTTGTTTAAAATTGGCAACTTTAGGAGTTCAGGGTCATAAAGACTCTGAAATGTAAGCTAACAtgtttaaaattgtaatttcaaaaatgttagagtcacaaagactctgaaatgcaagcaatctcacaatttgaattcaaaacttCATAGAAAAGAGTTTCAAAAAATATTCACAGATACAATTCAATATTTCACAGACAGTTCAGTTTCAAAAAAGCTAATCCGATTATTTCCTtcacaaaattacaaagaaagaacaaaatctATAGTCTACTTATGCAATCACAATTTATCCATCCACAGCCAGTGAGAGTTTAAGAGAAAAGAACAACTTACCTTAAGTTATTACAGCTTTAAACACAGGCCACAGAGCCACCCACGAGCATGACACAGCCACAAGCCACGGACCTGCCTCACCTTCAATCCTTCAACTTGAATGGCCAATTTtctctttaatattaaaatccaacagttattaaacatttaatatttcagAATTGAGgagataatcaaataaaaatatataattttaaaatagtgaTTTTTTAGAGCTTAAAccctaaaaggaaaaaaattgggGAAAATAGAAATTTGCAAAATTACCTTCGAATTAACATGATCGTTGGTGACCAGATGATGGTAATCGAGGCTTTTGATGGTCTCACAGCTACCGGCCCACCGTAGAGTAACAATGTCTAACAGTCTAGGCTAGGGTTTCGAATAGCTACCTCAAGCTGAGAATGGATAGATTGGAGAGTGAGAGAGTGAGATGAGAGTTAAAAAGATAAGAGAGAGATTGAATTTTAGAgcaagagatagagagagagagagagagagagagagagagagagagagagaagtgaaGAGATCTACAAGAGAGGGTTAAATGGTGAGAGATTGCGAGTGAGAGAATGGAAGATAAGGGAGATTACCGTTGTCCGAGAGATGGCAGAGGACAGGTGCTCATCGGCCTGAGAGATGGTGAATGGTGATCGAGAGTGACAGCTGACCTAGGGTTTACCAGAGACCAGAGAAGAGATTGAAAGAAGAAGGGGGAGAAAATAGAAGAGAACTTTTGAGACGAGAGCAGAGTGagagtgttttcttttttttattttttatttttgtttaatatcaaatataaaattaataaaattataaacatattattattatatatatataaatgtaattatatatattttttataatatttaaaatatccgGTTCGATTCGGACGGTCTgataatttttagtttaaaaaccGACATCCGAACCGAACTGTCTCCTTTGTTAAATAATAACCGAACCGCCCAACCGAGCGTAACTAATCCGATCCGTAGGCGTTCGGTTCGATCGATTTTACTGGTCCGGTTCGGTTTGATCGGATTTTCTCTCCCCCCCCCCAATTTCAACGTTTCAAAGATTTTgaattaccaaaataaataaataaaacacgtGTCAAAGATTTTTCAATTATACTATATCTAGAAATTTCCCTAAAATTATTCTTAGAACATAACAAAATACAtccacacaaaaaaatataaaaaaaaataaaataaagtttctaGAACAGAATATGTACTTACCAAAACCAGCTTGTAAACTTCACAAGTTGGCCCTTCAACAAGTAATAACAAATGATTTACTACAGCTTCTGAATGAATACGAGTCATGAAAATGAACACACTTTGATCTAATTACAATTTCACGGCGTCCTATTTTGTGTTTAACCCACAAAAATAGCTTATGATATTTGATGAACGCAAAGACAATACATCTTTAAAATAGAAGTTGAAAGAACACAagctaaaagaaagaaagtgaaaaCCCCGGTTATACAAACCGTAAACTGTATTGACAAAAAAGCCTTCTAATAACTCGGTGGTTTTTTTAGTGAATCCATCACTGCTTCAGGATCTCTTTCTTTATTGGGTACTTCTTAGAGACAACCCACCAAAGTGTAGTAGCTTCTTCAAACATAATACACAGATGAAACAAATCCCATGATCGTGAAAAatgtatatcatttttttaaatttacagtGAGTGAGAGATAGAGGCTCGCCGCTTCTAATACTGTACCCTCTCATCATTGTTAAAATGCAGGCTCTCAATACCCCTGAGAGTGGACTCTAAGTTCTTCGCATTTGGAATATTTCTACCGGTAGTTGTACGATTGTGCTCTGAAGACACAATAGGTGAACTTCTTTGTCCACCAGTGATTTTACGGAATGTTCCAGAGCTTGCATCTGTTGTCTGCGGGCGAGACATATCAGATTCACTGCCAACAATCACTGCATCACGACTGCTAGAGACTGCTGGCCGCCTTGCTGATCCACTTGGCCGTGAGAAATTCGAGCTAGATAACTGCATGCATCCAAGCAAAAAGAACGTGACAATAAGTTGCCTATCTCACTCAACTGAACTGCTAAAAATGAACCAGTCCACCTACATCTATACATGTGTAGATGTggtaaaaattcaatatggaATTTCTGGATAAGCATTATAGATATGACAACCCCAAAAAGGATTTTTGATACCACTAACTGTACTTATCATACTGGTCAATGACTAAATGTACAGGCCAATAGAAATCTCATAAACCAATATGCAACAGAAGAGCAATTACCAGAACATCTTTAGATACGGATGCTTCATTTGCAACTGGACTTTTCTGTTTAGACAAGACTCCAGCATTTACAATTGGTCCAGAGTTTCTTCTACGAGAGGGATCTGCAGGAGACCAACCCGTGGGTCTACCTTCTTCTCCACCtgcaaaagaacaagaaatgccccccaaaaaaaaaaaaaaaaaaaaaaaaaatcctcgtTTAAATGAGAAATTATACCCCGGTGAAGAAAGCtataaaatccatataaaataataactacaataaaagtaaaataaaaaaggaattaatAGAATGCCAAGATGCTAAATTGAATAGATCAAATAGGACAGGCAATTCATATGAAGAAAGATGAACATAACATGCAACAAAGAGAGCATGAAGTAAAAACAATGGCAAAAATACCAGTTTGTCTATCAGCATTTGCAACAGCCGGAGGCATGCCAGAGCTTGGTCCAGCACTAGGAccctaacccaaaaaaaaaataataataataaataaataaataaattaagctGTTTAACTTAAGATTTGtatcaaaagaaataaaaccaaaGCTAGAGCCACTGTTACTTACAAGACCACGACCAGGAGGAGTAGCAATTTGGGATTGCTGATATTTTAAGATAGTCCAATCAAACACGTAATCAAACTGAAAACCTGAAGCAATAAGATACATGTAAGTATAGATGGAGTGAAAATCTAGTTAAGACAACTTCAGAATCGACAGCATTAAGTGAAATAGTAAAGCAGGTATGCTCCGAAAGTCAACATAAAAAATGATAGACGTCCAAACCTTCACGAATAAAAAGATCACGAAAGAGTCTCTTTAGATAAGCATAATCTGGTTTATCATCAAACCGTAGAGACCGGCAGTAATGAAAGTAAGAAGCAAACTCCGTAGGATACCCACGGCACAAAGCCTAAGAAGAAATAAAGAAGTGAGCTTCCAGTGTTTCAAAATATCATAGCATCATCATCCTAATTCACATCAACATCTTTGCATCACATTATTTTACCTCAATAGAAGTTGATACTTTCTTTTCACTGATCTTATCATACTTTTGCTTCTTAGTTCCTGCTTTCAGCCCCTGCCAAGGCAGACTATAGAAGTACGAGGTTACAACAGAAGAAACTTCAATATGAAAACATGGACCACGGGGAACAAACTGAATATTTACCTTCCTCTCAAGAAATACATAAGAACATAGCCAAGTGATTCTAAGTCGTCCCTGCGGCTTTGCTCTGTGCAATTTAGAAGTAACATAATTAGAAATCCAGACAGGCTAAAGTTCACGATTAATAAATGAGGGCCTACGATACCAAAATATGAGGCATGTGCAATAGACAGAGCAATAGGCTTACCAATTCCAAGGTGAGTATTCATACTAGCATATCTAGCAGTTCCAGTCAAATTCTTATTTTCTCTGCAATGGTATTGAGCATGTCAAAGCAAGAAAAAGATTAAAACGAGAAATTAGTACTTCATATTTCTTTACTATTAGTTTTtttaacaacaaaaacaaaaactagaaGTCAAAAGTTTGATTTAGTGTctcaccacaaaaaaaaaaaaaaaaaaaaaaatgaagatgcaAAGCAAAAAAGGTTAAGACCAAAGGCTGGACAAGACAAATGACCAAATTTATCAAGTAGTGACAATAACAGAAGCAAAACAAGGATGGCAATTACTAGTAGAATTATATCTCACGATTGTAGTTTTCTACTAATGCCACGTACACAAATCTATCAATTATTGCATACGGCAATTTGGGCCATTATCACAAGGAAACGTTCAGGAACTTATATATAAGAACCCATGCACAAAGCATAAAGCTTTTCAactgatttttaattttcttctttcaaatttcaaataagcAGAAACAGGTTTCATATGTTTCTGGGAAATATCTAACACAATGAGTGTATAACAAGCATATTATCACaattaatagaaacaaaaaagaacagGAAGAGACTGCatcatcttaaaaaataataataataatatatagcaCAGCAGTCAGCTTTTAACTTGTAAACCTCATATTATAGGCAGGAAATTATACAATTTATAAACCATAAAAGAGAACTAACCTGTAAGGAATATGTTGATGAGTTGAAGCATCCCTATATTTCTTAGCAAGACCAAAGTCAATGATGTAAACCTATAAGGAAGGAGGCATCAAGGACTGCCCTATAGAATgtgaaaaaaattccaatttcaaaatattttccacacACCTGATTTGCACGCCGTCCTAAACCCATGAGGAAATTGTCTGGCTTAATATCCCGATGTAAGAATGATTTGGAATGGACGAACTCCACTCGATTAATCTGCAATGAATATAACGATTACCATATAGAACCAAGAGGCACACATATGCTGGAAGGATATCCATCCAGTAAATGCAATCTTACCATCTGATCTGCAAGCATGAGAACAGTCTTCAGAGATAATTTCCTACTGCAGAAATTGAATAAGTCCTCAAGACTTGGTCCCAGCAAATCCATCACAAGAACATTGTAATCTCCTTCAGTGCCAAACCATCTAACATTTGGGATTCCAGCTGCCAAAGTTGTAAAGATTGACAGAGAAACATCAACTGCATTAGTATAACATCACgcattaaataaaaatcaacaaaaagatAGTAGCGGTAAAGGTCCTTACTTCCTCCCTGCaatattttatacaattttgattcatagAGCAATTGGGGATGCTTTGTCTTGACATTTTCCTGAGTTAAAAGAGATTTAAAGTGTTACAAACATCACTTATCATCAGAAAGTTCAGCAAGAAGCAAACTGCAGCAAACCAAACGATTAAAGgcaaacctaattcaactaagTTATTGCAATACAAATGACAAAAAAGTATCAAAATCAGAATactacaacaaaaaagaaaaaaaaaaaaaaatcagatttctATCACAAATCACGATCAAAATTTTCTAACAGCAAATCCAGCAATGAATGGCTTGGGTTAGAAGATTAGTCGATGTAAATTATATTAGAACCACTACATCGATGTAATATAGGAAATATTGCCATAAGACAATAACATTTTAAGGGCATCGAAAACATTTTTGCAGTAAAACAGTTCTCTTTTCTTAAGGGCATATATCCAAGTGGGCATTTCCTATGTGCGACAAGTTAAAGAGGGCGTTATCTCAAGAGAGCTTTGAACCACGGTTCTGAGCAGAACTCTCAGAAATACAAGGCTGGCATTACTGACAATAAAACCGTACGGTCTGTGGAAATTTCAGAAATAGGTAGTTTTAGGAATTAATCgcaatcatataaaatataataatttccccaaaaaactaaaaatcccAAATTACTTCAagcgaaaaagaaaaatcacaaaAGACAAATTGATCGAATTCCATGGTTATCACGAAGCAAATTCCTATACCACCCAGATTGTCCAAGTTAAACCTCTAAATTACAAAGGCAAAAAAGAACAGTGCAATCTAATTCAACGACTTTTCCAAGTAAAACCATACTCACAAGCTTAATCGCAACCTCCTCGTTCGTCTGAGTATTAGTACCTAAAATTCAaacatcaaaaaaacaaaaaaggcaaAAACTTTAACCAAATAAACAATCACATATAAACACATAGAAGAAGGAAAACCAGAaagcacaaaaaagaaaagaaaaaaagaaaaaaagaaaaacacaaattCATAAACAAACCGAGATAGATCTCTCCAAACGATCCGCTACCGATCTTCCTGCCAAGTCGAAATTTGCCCCCAACTCGAGGCTCCATAACagaagaaagataaaaaatgaACGATCACAAAACCAAAACTCTTAGCTCAATAATCAAAACCCTAAGCcccaaaaagattaaaaaaaaaaaaaaaaaaaagaaacgatCAAGAAGAAATCTGAGTACGATAGCTTTGTTTGACCGGCTCAAAAAGTCTTCGTTAAAGAGGATGAGTTTTGGGGTTAGAAAGTTGTGGAGGACAGAAATGAAAAAATGGGGAAGAAAGCTGAGGGCAAAACCGTAAAAGGCGCGGACTTTCTTGGtcttgaaggaaaaaaataaaaaaaataaaattacggGTTAGGGTAAGAAAgatgagagagagaagaaaacagagaaaaaatgaagaagacgaagagaagaagaagaagaagaacgaggAGGCATTTGCAGATATAATCTCTCTCTTCCTGGCGCTTTGATCCAATCGAATCCAACCGGAATTTTGTTGCAAGCCCTTTTAACTTGGAAATTGATGAAAACGACgttgtttttggatttttattttttgagatgGTCAAaagtggaaaataaataataaataataatagaaaaaagtatatgctttttattattattatttaactttgaaaataagtttgaaaaataaaagcatatgcttttttttttaattattttttggtgaataactttgaaaataagttaaatgtaaaaataatattgttttggtatattattaattccATACTGTTTTCTTGTTTGCTTTGGTTTGAAGTCCTAACtacatttctatatataattcatttatgcgtaatttatacaatttttgaTAATCTTATAAGTTTTGcaattttattctatatttaaaaattttagtttctggttttaacaataaaaagaatatcttaaaaattaatacttttttttttctaaaaagaattggaaaagtacatttttttatctaaaacCACAAGAATAATGTAATGGAATTATTATTTTCAGTCAAAGAGAAACAACAATTATTGTtgcaaagatatatatatttatatatattttttacacaaagtccaaaaattaaaaccatggagtcaaaaaaacaaatacatttCTTACGCATGGAATGAAAAAGTCATAATTTTGTTATCttttggagggaaaaaaaaaaaaaaagattatttctTATTGTTGACTCTTAGTCAGTCCAAATGACCAAAAACTCAGTCATGTGTTATTGTTGATCTTTTAATTTGAACTATTGCATGCCGTAATTCtcactcttttcttttttaaatgattattattattattatttgcattaaCTATTAGTATTAAATctccaattaaattttaaaattttaatttgtgggtttttattttttggttgctaaaattaatttttaattatttgatttgcaAATCGCAGGCTTTAAAAAAGCCCAACCCAACCGCCAAAAAGCcctattatacatatatatatatatatagagagagagagagagagagagaaagagagagcttgCTGGTTTGCAGCCATGGCGTCACTGTGTCTGCCGCTCGGCCTCTCTGTATAACCCATTTTGAAATTTCCGTGGTAATGGCGACTCGTGGGATGAAATGGCCTCCTGAGACAATCAACGTCCAGAAATTCGCTGAGTCCCGAGCTTCAGAGCTCGAGTCTCTCCACAGCATCGTAGCGAACCGATTGGGCAACGATTTCCGGTCGCGGAGAAGTAAGAGGAGGCGAACGACGTCGTTTGCATATAAAGCCGCTAAAAAAAGATGTATACGTCGTGTTAGCCTAGACCGGAGCGATAATGCTAACAAAAGCAGTAGTAACAAAGATGACGGCGGCGAAAACGCTCGCATTCCTCGCCGCATTCGTAGGAGAGCTCAACTTAGAATAAACCCCGAAAAGGGTTTTTCTACTTCTGGGGATGGGACAAAATGGCTCAGAACGCATGTTTGGCATGCAAAGCGCTTCACCATGACAAAACTCTGGGGTTTTCACCTTCCTCTGGGTCTTCATGGCAGGTAAacgttccccccccccccccccccccttttttttttttgggccatttTTCAAGCAGTTTCTATGGTTTTTCAACGTGGGTTTTGTGGTTGGTTCGTAAAACTCGTGAGGAATAAGGCCAATAATATAAAACCCATGTTTGGTTTTAACCGTTTGGAAACAGAATGAATGTTTTCcctgattattatatatattatcgattACTAACTCAGAGAAAAAAGAATGTAGGGGAAGGGGTTCTAGAGCTCTGTTGAAGTGGTTCAGACATAACGTGCTCATTCATGATGCAAGCTATCATGTTGCTGTCCAATTGGAGGGTCCCGAGGTAGACATGACattaccctttttttcttttttcttttttttcttttttgtcttatGATTTTATGATTCCGAGTTGTTCTTCTGATTATGGTCGCATGTTATGTTATATTTATGAGGAGGAAGTGGTGGCTTCTTGAATATAACTCAgaccataaatattttttttttaagtttttggacaaaaatatcATAATTGCTAATGGCTTCATGGGATTAATGGGGGGCGATGGAAATATGCTTGTCTTGGAcccttgattaattaaattttcaatatcgtctgatatttcattttttccagGATTCATTGTTGTCAATTTTAAGAATGGTACTGGTTCCTTCTCCTTTGGTTCATATTGATGATATTTCCCACTCGGTCAAGTCTGGTGTCATCTATAATAATGCAATGGTAGGTTATCCAATTCTACTCGTTTTTTGCAGAAGATTAGCTTGAGGAATCAGCTAATGTTCCTCCTTTTTTGCAGCTTCATCATGTTGGTGCACCTGTTTCTAAGCCAGTTGCCCCTGTGATCTATATGTGGCGACCTTGTCAGAATACAGATACTGAGGTTGCCCATGATAGTGAAGGATGTAACAAACCAGAGATTACAGAGTGCTATTCTTCTTTTCGGCAGCTTTGGGTGTGGATACATGCTTCTGCTTTTAGGGAAGGATATGGTGTTCTTAAATTTGCTTGCCAGAAAGaggtaaacataaaaaaataaaataaaataaaatttctttggtCTTCTGATAACATGATAAAAATAAGCTACAAAAGATAAAATGCTATTTGAATTGGAAGCCATTTAGAGTTCATTGAGTTCACCACTCATTGATAACTTTAGTCATGGTTCATTAATGTGGGTTTGCATTGTTTTGTTTGTGAGCTTTTCTGTCCGTTGATACTCATGATAACACATCCTTTGCGAATTAATATGATACTTATGCTAATGAATCCTTACAAAATGTCTACTAAGCTCTTTTATGTTTATTGgcataaatatttgatttatgcAGTAGCACAGAAAACTAACCGGTGGCTTATTGCATGCTCTAAACATGTGGTTTACTAAGTTTATGCATTTTTCAGATGGATGAGAGAGGCATCTTGATTAATTGTATTTCACTTGAAGGTGAACTTGCAAGATTAGAAGTTATGGGATTAAaggcatttcagcttcttcaaaAGACATTGAATCCTGTTACTCAGTAAGCCACTTAAGCATGTTTTTAAGCAAGTCAAGAATTAAGAGGTGGTTAAATGATGCTGTATGGTATGCGCATGCAGGATTTCAGAGAATTCAAGGCATTCAGTTTCTAAAGCTGATGATAATACAAAAGTGAAAAGGTTTTCTGTACTTGAAAATGAGGAGCATGTATCTTCTAATGCAGTGTTATCTCTTACTGTCATGGACCCTCGCACATTGAGGAATGGAAAAAAGACTGCAGATGCTCTAGAGTCAGAATCTACTGGTGTGGAAGCTGTTATTCCGAGAGATGGAATTGACGAGCAATGTGCATCAGAAGAAATTTCACACAAAGATAACAAGTCACTTTCATTGTTGTGCTCAGAACCTGGAGGTGATAGGGTGCTCTCTGGCAGGGATTTGTGGGATGCTAGGAGTGGTATAAGTCCTCCGGTGGAAGAGAGCATTCTTTGTAAGGAAAAACATGATCTACAAAAGAATTTCTTCTGCCTTGGTGATCCAACTTCAGGGACACTAAATGCTTCAACCGACGTTCAGTGCTCAAGATATTGTCCTATTctgcttttgaaaaataagaacCAGAAGGGCTTGGATATTgggtatttatttttcatttccttATCCATTCAGTATTTAATCAAATGAAATTAGTTGCTGCAAGTTTCGTGCCTTTACTTCATAATTTCTGATTTGTGTTTCCATGCCTTGACTTACCAGTTCCCCACACTCTCCCTCCAACACATCCCCAGCCTGATTAACTATTACATATTATCTGATTTATATCACGTATACCATATGAGAGAGCAGGATACGTTTGCTGTCCACCGCTAGATCTGATTCTTCGTCAGTATTTGTAACCTTAAAGGTggttttttattacattttcagGTGGTCTATTATACTACCCTTAAGTTGGGTCAGGGCCTTTTGGATTCCTCTTGTCTCTAATGGGGCTCATGCAATAGGTTTGAGAGAGAAGCATTGGATAGCATGTGACGTAAGATTGTGCCCTTTATGTCTATTATATTCAGTATCAGGCAAGCAAATATTGCATGTaaactttttctctcttttgcaGGTGGGTTTGCCATATTTTCCTTCAGATTTTCCTGATTGTGATGCATATTCATGCTTTAAGGCAACTGAAGCTGCTGCCTCTAATCTTCAAGAGGAACTTCGGCCTCCAGCCATTAGACCTTTGAAGGTTCCCATTCCACCACCATGGGATGGTGTCCAAATTACTTTAAACAGAGGATTCATTAAAGAGGGAGATCCTCAAGTTTGTACtgaacatgacagtgacagtTTACTACCAAACTCAGAGTGTGCAGATTGTAATGTTAAATTACGTGGTAATTTGTTAGATGGTTTTGTTGCAAGAACATCTTGTATGCTGACTGATTTCTTAAATGAAATCCAAGGCAATCATTTActtttatttccaaacaaaatagCGGACAGAAATACAAGTATCTTAAAGGTTGTGAAAAGTGGAGATGTACCTGGGCAGAGCCAAAATAGGATTACCAATATTATTTACAATGGTAAACTATGTCTCCTTAGAGTCACTCTTCATGCTTATTCCAGAGGTTGCTTTGAAGAGGGAGCAGTTGTTTGTGCTCCTTTTCTAACTGATATATCATCATCAACGTCAAGGTAATAAGCTTACAAACTTTCTTCCTTGGTTATAGCTTTGTTTTACAAATGATATTCTAGAAGATTCTTATGGTTTTATAGTCAGTTAGTGGCATT includes the following:
- the LOC107425249 gene encoding casein kinase 1-like protein 2, which codes for MEPRVGGKFRLGRKIGSGSFGEIYLGTNTQTNEEVAIKLENVKTKHPQLLYESKLYKILQGGTGIPNVRWFGTEGDYNVLVMDLLGPSLEDLFNFCSRKLSLKTVLMLADQMINRVEFVHSKSFLHRDIKPDNFLMGLGRRANQVYIIDFGLAKKYRDASTHQHIPYRENKNLTGTARYASMNTHLGIEQSRRDDLESLGYVLMYFLRGSLPWQGLKAGTKKQKYDKISEKKVSTSIEALCRGYPTEFASYFHYCRSLRFDDKPDYAYLKRLFRDLFIREGFQFDYVFDWTILKYQQSQIATPPGRGLGPSAGPSSGMPPAVANADRQTGGEEGRPTGWSPADPSRRRNSGPIVNAGVLSKQKSPVANEASVSKDVLLSSSNFSRPSGSARRPAVSSSRDAVIVGSESDMSRPQTTDASSGTFRKITGGQRSSPIVSSEHNRTTTGRNIPNAKNLESTLRGIESLHFNNDERVQY
- the LOC107425247 gene encoding ribonucleases P/MRP protein subunit POP1 isoform X1; the encoded protein is MATRGMKWPPETINVQKFAESRASELESLHSIVANRLGNDFRSRRSKRRRTTSFAYKAAKKRCIRRVSLDRSDNANKSSSNKDDGGENARIPRRIRRRAQLRINPEKGFSTSGDGTKWLRTHVWHAKRFTMTKLWGFHLPLGLHGRGRGSRALLKWFRHNVLIHDASYHVAVQLEGPEDSLLSILRMVLVPSPLVHIDDISHSVKSGVIYNNAMLHHVGAPVSKPVAPVIYMWRPCQNTDTEVAHDSEGCNKPEITECYSSFRQLWVWIHASAFREGYGVLKFACQKEMDERGILINCISLEGELARLEVMGLKAFQLLQKTLNPVTQISENSRHSVSKADDNTKVKRFSVLENEEHVSSNAVLSLTVMDPRTLRNGKKTADALESESTGVEAVIPRDGIDEQCASEEISHKDNKSLSLLCSEPGGDRVLSGRDLWDARSGISPPVEESILCKEKHDLQKNFFCLGDPTSGTLNASTDVQCSRYCPILLLKNKNQKGLDIGWSIILPLSWVRAFWIPLVSNGAHAIGLREKHWIACDVGLPYFPSDFPDCDAYSCFKATEAAASNLQEELRPPAIRPLKVPIPPPWDGVQITLNRGFIKEGDPQVCTEHDSDSLLPNSECADCNVKLRGNLLDGFVARTSCMLTDFLNEIQGNHLLLFPNKIADRNTSILKVVKSGDVPGQSQNRITNIIYNGKLCLLRVTLHAYSRGCFEEGAVVCAPFLTDISSSTSRSENIEGGLQIPQSAVTSYFKEQSSGKWELQIPEDDNDNISHRWPIGFVTTGFVRGSKKPVAEAFCEAVLLAQLRQVQWNEMSVKRRRKEIYVLVRNLRSSAYRLALATIVLEQHEDVEYL
- the LOC107425247 gene encoding ribonucleases P/MRP protein subunit POP1 isoform X2, whose translation is MAECRGRGSRALLKWFRHNVLIHDASYHVAVQLEGPEDSLLSILRMVLVPSPLVHIDDISHSVKSGVIYNNAMLHHVGAPVSKPVAPVIYMWRPCQNTDTEVAHDSEGCNKPEITECYSSFRQLWVWIHASAFREGYGVLKFACQKEMDERGILINCISLEGELARLEVMGLKAFQLLQKTLNPVTQISENSRHSVSKADDNTKVKRFSVLENEEHVSSNAVLSLTVMDPRTLRNGKKTADALESESTGVEAVIPRDGIDEQCASEEISHKDNKSLSLLCSEPGGDRVLSGRDLWDARSGISPPVEESILCKEKHDLQKNFFCLGDPTSGTLNASTDVQCSRYCPILLLKNKNQKGLDIGWSIILPLSWVRAFWIPLVSNGAHAIGLREKHWIACDVGLPYFPSDFPDCDAYSCFKATEAAASNLQEELRPPAIRPLKVPIPPPWDGVQITLNRGFIKEGDPQVCTEHDSDSLLPNSECADCNVKLRGNLLDGFVARTSCMLTDFLNEIQGNHLLLFPNKIADRNTSILKVVKSGDVPGQSQNRITNIIYNGKLCLLRVTLHAYSRGCFEEGAVVCAPFLTDISSSTSRSENIEGGLQIPQSAVTSYFKEQSSGKWELQIPEDDNDNISHRWPIGFVTTGFVRGSKKPVAEAFCEAVLLAQLRQVQWNEMSVKRRRKEIYVLVRNLRSSAYRLALATIVLEQHEDVEYL